The Hymenobacter sp. DG01 genome has a segment encoding these proteins:
- a CDS encoding TldD/PmbA family protein: MKRRDFVGLTGLATGAMFLPSVPGFGGELIDPARLLEQVDPAIKKRLADAALNAARSAGATYADVRIGRYLNQSIFTREKQVQNIANGESYGAGIRVIANGTWGFAATNTVTEAGMAKAAQLAVQIAKANAKVQKEPVKLAPQKGYGEVSWKTPIQVNAFEVPIKDKVDLLLAANAKALDNGANFVNSALFQINEQKYFASTDGSYIDQDVHRIWPTLGVTAIDRASGKFRTREALSSPMGMGYEYMQPKAQDKIAGPAGTGLVGYKYSYDILEDATLAAKQAKEKITAKSVTPGKFDLVLDPNHLGLTIHETIGHATELDRVLGYEANYAGTSFATQEWKAKNQPYGSKLVNIVADKLQPGSLGAVGYDDEGVKTKQWDIIKDGKLVDYQKIRDQAHIVGQNESDGCCYSQSWEDVQFQRMANISLKPGTEKMSVDQMISNVDKGIYIAGRGSFSIDQQRYNSQFGGTVFYAIEKGKIAGMLEDVAYQTNTVEFWNSCSAICDQNDYRLFGSFFDGKGQPPQVSAVSHGSATTRFNAVNVINTARKIG, translated from the coding sequence TTGAAACGACGCGACTTCGTGGGGCTGACTGGCCTCGCTACCGGGGCCATGTTTCTGCCCTCGGTTCCGGGCTTCGGCGGCGAGCTGATAGACCCTGCCCGCCTGCTCGAACAGGTGGACCCGGCCATCAAAAAACGCCTGGCCGACGCGGCCCTGAACGCGGCCAGATCGGCGGGCGCCACCTACGCCGACGTGCGCATCGGGCGCTACCTGAACCAGAGCATCTTCACCCGCGAAAAGCAGGTGCAAAACATTGCCAACGGGGAAAGCTACGGGGCGGGCATTCGGGTTATTGCCAACGGCACCTGGGGCTTCGCGGCCACCAATACGGTTACCGAAGCGGGCATGGCCAAAGCCGCTCAGCTGGCCGTGCAGATTGCCAAAGCCAACGCCAAAGTGCAGAAGGAGCCCGTAAAGCTGGCTCCGCAGAAAGGCTACGGTGAGGTTTCGTGGAAAACCCCGATTCAGGTAAACGCCTTCGAGGTACCCATTAAAGACAAGGTGGATCTGCTGCTGGCCGCTAACGCCAAGGCCCTCGACAACGGCGCCAACTTCGTCAACTCCGCTCTGTTCCAAATCAACGAGCAGAAGTACTTTGCCTCCACCGACGGCTCCTACATCGACCAGGATGTGCACCGCATCTGGCCGACGCTGGGTGTAACGGCCATCGACCGGGCCAGCGGCAAGTTCCGCACCCGGGAGGCCCTCAGCTCGCCTATGGGCATGGGCTACGAGTACATGCAGCCCAAAGCGCAGGACAAAATTGCCGGTCCCGCCGGCACGGGCCTGGTAGGCTACAAGTACAGCTACGATATCCTGGAAGATGCTACCTTGGCCGCCAAGCAGGCCAAGGAGAAAATTACCGCTAAGTCGGTAACTCCTGGCAAATTTGACCTAGTGCTGGACCCCAACCACCTGGGCCTGACCATCCACGAAACCATCGGCCACGCTACTGAGCTGGACCGTGTGCTGGGCTACGAGGCCAACTACGCCGGCACCTCCTTCGCGACCCAGGAGTGGAAAGCCAAGAATCAGCCCTACGGCTCCAAACTTGTCAACATCGTGGCCGATAAGCTGCAGCCCGGCTCCCTGGGCGCGGTGGGTTACGACGACGAAGGCGTGAAAACCAAGCAGTGGGACATCATTAAGGATGGCAAGCTGGTGGACTACCAGAAAATCCGGGACCAGGCGCACATTGTGGGCCAAAACGAATCGGATGGCTGCTGCTATTCGCAGTCGTGGGAAGATGTGCAGTTCCAGCGCATGGCTAACATCAGCCTCAAGCCGGGCACCGAGAAAATGAGCGTGGATCAAATGATCAGCAACGTGGACAAAGGCATCTACATTGCCGGCCGCGGCTCCTTCTCTATTGACCAGCAGCGCTACAACTCCCAGTTTGGGGGCACGGTGTTCTACGCCATCGAGAAAGGCAAGATTGCCGGCATGCTCGAAGACGTAGCTTATCAGACCAACACGGTAGAATTCTGGAACAGCTGCTCCGCCATCTGCGACCAGAACGACTACCGCCTGTTCGGCTCCTTCTTCGACGGCAAGGGCCAGCCCCCACAGGTATCGGCCGTGAGCCACGGCTCCGCCACTACCCGGTTCAACGCCGTGAACGTCATCAACACTGCCCGCAAAATTGGATAA
- a CDS encoding TldD/PmbA family protein, producing the protein MAILSQTEAQAILKKVLSFSKADECEATLNGQTGGNVRSARNAISTSGGIDNVALTVESRFGKRSGVATCNQFDDATLRNCVQRAEEIARLAPESPEYMPLLGPQKYLASPGSFSKSTADITPDYRATQVGASMKLCDEKKLTSAAFLNDAAGFVAKRNSKGLEAYQQVSGLEFSITVRTPDGTGSGYATADYNDASKFDARRLTQIAADKAAGSRNAQALEPGKYTVILEPAALVANTDASLLAALMGALDARNADEGRSFLSKKGGGNRKGEKLFDERVTIYSDPTNPEIADLTFSGDGRPQQKITWIEKGVVKNLYTSRYWAQKAGIPDIPRPGGWIMEGGTQSTADLIKGTQRGILVTRLWYIRPVDPQTLLYTGLTRDGTFYIENGKIKHPVKNFRFNESPIIMLNNLEAIGKPVRVGGNLVPPLKIRDFTFTSLSDAV; encoded by the coding sequence ATGGCAATACTTTCTCAAACCGAAGCCCAGGCTATCCTGAAAAAGGTGCTGAGCTTCAGCAAAGCCGACGAGTGCGAAGCCACGCTCAACGGCCAGACGGGCGGCAACGTGCGCTCGGCCCGCAACGCCATCAGCACTAGTGGCGGCATCGATAACGTGGCTCTCACGGTCGAGTCGCGGTTCGGCAAACGCTCGGGGGTAGCCACCTGCAACCAGTTCGACGACGCTACCCTGCGCAACTGCGTGCAACGGGCTGAGGAAATTGCCCGCCTCGCCCCGGAAAGCCCCGAGTACATGCCCCTGCTGGGCCCCCAGAAGTACCTGGCCTCGCCGGGCAGCTTCTCGAAAAGCACCGCCGACATTACGCCCGACTACCGCGCCACCCAGGTGGGCGCCAGCATGAAGCTCTGCGACGAAAAGAAGCTGACTTCCGCAGCCTTCCTGAACGATGCGGCTGGCTTTGTGGCTAAGCGCAACAGCAAGGGCCTCGAAGCCTACCAGCAGGTATCAGGCCTGGAGTTCAGCATCACGGTGCGCACCCCGGACGGTACCGGCTCAGGCTACGCCACTGCCGACTACAACGACGCCAGCAAGTTCGACGCCCGCCGCCTGACCCAGATTGCCGCCGACAAAGCCGCCGGCTCGCGCAATGCCCAGGCCCTGGAGCCCGGCAAGTACACCGTTATTTTGGAGCCCGCCGCCCTGGTGGCTAACACCGATGCCTCCTTGCTGGCGGCCCTGATGGGTGCATTGGATGCGCGTAACGCCGATGAAGGCCGCTCTTTCCTGAGCAAAAAAGGAGGTGGCAACCGCAAAGGTGAAAAGCTGTTCGACGAGCGGGTAACCATCTACTCCGACCCCACGAACCCCGAAATTGCGGACCTCACCTTCTCGGGTGACGGGCGCCCCCAGCAGAAGATTACCTGGATTGAGAAGGGGGTAGTGAAAAACCTCTACACCTCGCGCTACTGGGCTCAGAAAGCGGGTATCCCCGACATTCCGCGCCCCGGCGGCTGGATTATGGAAGGCGGCACCCAAAGCACCGCCGACCTCATCAAGGGTACCCAGCGCGGCATTCTGGTTACGCGCCTGTGGTACATCCGCCCCGTTGACCCCCAGACGCTGCTCTACACCGGCCTGACCCGCGACGGAACCTTCTACATTGAGAACGGCAAAATCAAGCACCCGGTGAAAAACTTCCGCTTCAACGAGTCGCCGATTATCATGCTCAACAACTTGGAGGCGATTGGCAAGCCGGTACGGGTAGGCGGCAATCTGGTGCCCCCGCTCAAGATTCGGGACTTCACGTTTACGAGCCTTTCCGACGCGGTATAG
- a CDS encoding AAA family ATPase, translating to MPTPNLDPTHLTRDQVIQALHQMDQQGPRMPLSTVYDLVFRGKRYAPRAVAQLAFRLATGVPDAPWPLPAGAPTNRVLEQLDFTIATKRPTLENSPLLDGDVAAQEQMQELYTGPAREAVPTKARKPGRPTPAEAPNEPATPETSSAQVQEPAPAYALPPPEPYGRPQALAELFISEEKLDAALAALRRRRNLILQGPPGTGKTFLARRLAWLELGATDAARVELVQFHPSYSYEDFVQGFRPDGTGGFRLQDGILVDFCQRAAQDPERPYFLLIDELNRGNVARIFGELLLLLEADKRGPAHAVRLPYAPAGSSPFFVPENVYLIGTMNLADRSLAPLDYALRRRFAFVSLEPEFGAPLQEFLAAHQVPAAVISRLTTRLTELNQVIADDPELGPDFCLGHSYFCQPPPTPAAAPKWLQLILEQEIAPLLDDYWLDQPAKANQQKKKLLA from the coding sequence CTTACCCGCGACCAGGTTATTCAGGCCCTTCACCAGATGGACCAGCAGGGCCCGCGCATGCCCCTGAGCACCGTCTATGACCTGGTTTTCAGGGGCAAGCGCTACGCTCCGCGAGCCGTGGCCCAACTGGCGTTCCGGCTGGCGACGGGCGTTCCGGATGCGCCCTGGCCTCTGCCGGCGGGCGCGCCTACCAACCGGGTGCTGGAGCAGCTGGACTTCACCATTGCCACCAAGCGCCCCACCCTCGAAAACTCGCCCCTGCTCGATGGCGACGTAGCCGCCCAGGAGCAGATGCAGGAGCTGTACACCGGCCCGGCCCGCGAGGCAGTGCCCACAAAGGCCCGGAAACCCGGCCGCCCTACCCCTGCCGAGGCCCCAAACGAACCGGCAACGCCGGAGACTTCGTCCGCGCAGGTGCAGGAGCCCGCGCCTGCTTATGCGCTACCCCCACCGGAACCCTATGGCCGTCCGCAGGCCCTGGCAGAGCTGTTTATTTCGGAAGAAAAGCTGGATGCGGCTCTCGCGGCCCTGCGCCGCCGCCGCAACCTCATTCTGCAGGGGCCGCCAGGTACGGGCAAAACCTTCCTGGCCCGCCGCCTTGCCTGGCTGGAGCTGGGCGCTACCGATGCGGCCCGCGTAGAGCTAGTGCAGTTTCACCCCAGCTATAGCTATGAGGATTTTGTGCAAGGCTTCCGGCCGGATGGCACCGGTGGCTTTCGGCTGCAGGATGGTATTCTGGTGGATTTCTGCCAGCGCGCCGCCCAAGACCCGGAACGGCCTTATTTCCTGCTGATTGACGAGCTGAACCGCGGCAACGTGGCCCGCATCTTCGGGGAGCTGCTGCTGCTGCTGGAGGCCGACAAGCGCGGCCCGGCCCACGCCGTGCGCCTACCCTACGCCCCGGCCGGAAGCTCGCCCTTCTTCGTGCCCGAAAACGTGTATCTCATTGGCACCATGAACCTGGCCGACCGCAGCCTGGCCCCCCTGGACTATGCCCTGCGCCGTCGTTTTGCCTTCGTGAGTCTGGAGCCCGAGTTTGGCGCGCCGCTGCAGGAGTTTCTGGCCGCTCACCAGGTTCCGGCCGCCGTCATCAGCCGCCTCACTACCCGCCTCACGGAGCTAAACCAGGTCATTGCCGACGACCCGGAGCTGGGCCCCGATTTCTGCCTCGGCCACAGCTACTTCTGCCAGCCGCCTCCTACCCCCGCTGCCGCCCCAAAGTGGCTGCAGCTGATTCTGGAGCAAGAAATTGCGCCCCTGCTGGACGACTACTGGCTGGACCAACCCGCCAAAGCCAACCAGCAGAAAAAGAAGCTACTGGCCTAA